A genomic window from Emys orbicularis isolate rEmyOrb1 chromosome 8, rEmyOrb1.hap1, whole genome shotgun sequence includes:
- the LOC135882946 gene encoding protocadherin alpha-6-like: MALLRRDSLVTRQLLRLVLLHTAWEVGSGQVRYSVLEESKHGTFVGRLAQDLGLEVAELVPRMFRMVSNSRRDYFEVNVQNGVLFVNSRVDREELCGQSPLCAIDLEVIVDKPLRIFHVEVEIQDINDNAPVFPVYEKYLSIAESRLPDSRFPLEGASDADIGTNSLLTYKLSPSEHFTLNVKSNDANKKSLLLVLKKPLDREEIPEHNLLLRAADGGKPELTGTVQLVITVLDVNDNAPVFNQSVYKIRLFENAANGTLVIKLNATDLDEGSNKDVSYIFSSFVPPTGGDMFSVDPNTGEVRVKSHLDFEEINIYDIQVEAKDKGNPPLSGHCNIDLEVLDVNDNAPELAVTSLSLPVPEDAPPGTVVALISVSDRDSGDNGKVTCSIPPNLPFRLVSTFKNYHSLVLAEAVDRERVSEYKILVTARDEGAPSLSASSSILVPIADVNDNAPAFPQPVYTVFVKENNPPGAHLFTVSASDPDLRENAFVSYSVVERSVGEQPLSSYISVHSESGHIYALQPFDYEELQVLQFQVSARDAGFPSLCGNVTVQLFVLDENDNAPAVSPAGSGRGSPWPELVPLSAGAGHVVGKIRAVDADSGYNAWLHYEVQEPRAAGPFRVGVYSGEISTTRALEEADGPSQRLVILVKDHGEPALSATATVSLSLVESPQAVKWDSRQRGGSEGPLVDMNVSLMIAICSVSGLFVLVIVVYVGLRCHPGPEVMCGPGKATVVCASEVGSWSYSQRQSRNLCVGEGTAKNDLMVFSPNFPNSAENGDKEKQREMTPNLCGTVSDVLFF, encoded by the coding sequence ATGGCTCTTCTCCGGAGAGACTCCCTGGTAACCAGGCAGCTGCTGCGGTTGGTTCTGTTACACACGGCCTGGGAGGTGGGCAGCGGCCAGGTCCGTTATTCCGTGCTGGAGGAATCCAAACACGGCACCTTTGTGGGCCGCCTGGCCCAGGACCTGGGGCTGGAGGTGGCGGAGCTGGTGCCTCGGATGTTCCGGATGGTCTCCAACAGCAGGAGAGACTATTTTGAGGTAAATGTGCAGAACGGCGTTTTGTTTGTTAATTCGCGAGTAGACAGGGAAGAGCTGTGCGGCCAGAGCCCCCTGTGCGCCATTGACCTGGAGGTGATAGTGGACAAACCCCTGAGGATATTTCACGTGGAAGTGGAGATACAGGATATAAATGACAATGCTCCTGTGTTCCCCGTATATGAAAAATATCTCAGTATTGCAGAATCCAGACTGCCTGACTCGCGCTTCCCACTAGAGGGCGCGTCTGACGCAGATATTGGCACAAACTCTCTGCTAACCTATAAACTCAGCCCAAGTGAACATTTCACACTCAATGTTAAATCAAATGATGCCAACAAGAAATCCTTATTGCTGGTGCTAAAGAAACCTCTGGATAGAGAGGAAATCCCTGAGCATAATTTATTACTCAGGGCCGCAGATGGGGGCAAACCGGAGCTCACCGGCACAGTCCAGCTGGTGATCACGGTGCTGGATGTGAATGATAACGCGCCTGTATTTAATCAGTCCGTTTACAAGATTCGATTGTTCGAAAATGCAGCTAATGGGACATTAGTCATCAAACTCAACGCCACAGATTTGGATGAAGGAAGTAATAAGGATGTTTCATATATTTTTAGCAGCTTCGTTCCTCCCACTGGAGGAGATATGTTTAGTGTAGATCCAAATACAGGAGAGGTCAGAGTCAAAAGCCATTTGGACTTCGAAGAAATTAATATATATGACATTCAAGTTGAGGCAAAAGATAAAGGTAATCCTCCTTTGTCAGGACACTGCAACATTGATTTAGAGGTTTTGGACGTGAACGACAACGCCCCTGAGCTGGCCGTGACTTCCCTTTCTCTGCCGGTGCCGGAGGACGCTCCCCCGGGGACAGTGGTGGCTCTTATTAGCGTCTCTGACCGGGACTCGGGAGACAACGGCAAAGTCACCTGCTCCATCCCCCCGAACCTGCCCTTTCGGCTCGTCTCCACCTTTAAGAATTATCACTCGCTGGTgctggcggaggccgtggatcgGGAGCGAGTGTCTGAATATAAGATCCTGGTGACAGCCAGAGACGAAGGGGCCCCGTCTCTCTCGGCCAGTAGCAGCATTTTGGTGCCGATCGCGGATGTGAACGATAACGCCCCCGCTTTCCCTCAGCCCGTTTACACTGTGTTTGTGAAGGAAAACAACCCGCCCGGGGCCCATCTCTTCACCGTGTCGGCCTCGGACCCGGACCTGAGGGAAAACGCCTTTGTGAGCTACTCGGTGGTGGAGCGAAGTGTGGGAGAGCAGCCCCTGTCCAGCTACATCTCGGTGCACTCGGAGAGCGGGCACATCTATGCCCTGCAGCCCTTTGACTACGaggagctgcaagtgctgcaGTTCCAGGTGAGCGCGAGGGACGCCGGGTTCCCGTCGTTGTGCGGGAACGTGACTGTGCAGCTCTTTGTCCTGGATGAAAATGACAACGCGCCCGCAGTGTCCCCGGCTGGCTCCGGCCGCGGCTCGCCATGGCCCGAGCTGGTTCCGCTGTCGGCCGGCGCAGGGCACGTGGTGGGCAAGATCCGAGCGGTGGATGCGGATTCCGGCTACAACGCGTGGCTTCACTACGAAgtgcaggagcccagggctgcgggGCCTTTCCGGGTGGGTGTGTACAGCGGGGAGATCAGCACCACCCGGGCCTTGGAGGAGGCGGACGGCCCCAGCCAGAGACTCGTGATCCTGGTGAAGGACCATGGGGAGCCGGCGCTGTCAGCGACAGCCACTGTCAGCCTGTCCCTGGTGGAGAGTCCCCAGGCTGTGAAATGGGACTCGAGGCAAAGGGGCGGGAGCGAAGGGCCCTTGGTTGACATGAACGTGTCTTTAATGATCGCCATTTGCTCGGTGTCCGGGCTGTTTGTGCTGGTGATTGTCGTGTACGTTGGCCTGAGATGCCACCCGGGTCCGGAAGTGATGTGCGGGCCTGGGAAAGCCACCGTGGTGTGTGCGAGCGAAGTGGGGAGTTGGTCCTATTCCCAGCGCCAGAGCCGGAACTTGTGTGTAGGGGAAGGCACCGCCAAGAATGATCTCATGGTTTTCAGCCCCAACTTTCCTAACTCTGCAGAGAACGGGGACAAAGAGAAGCAGCGGGAGATGACGCCGAATCTCTGTGGAACGGTTAGTGATGTCCTATTTTTTTAG